In the genome of Xanthocytophaga agilis, one region contains:
- a CDS encoding SusC/RagA family TonB-linked outer membrane protein, with product MTKSLHRKPIRWMWLLTIFFLLTLPVFAQQTITGDVTNVTDNTALPGVTVSVKGTTNGTTTDANGHYSIKVNDPNATLVFSFIGYVTEEVAIGGRATVNISLAPDIQSLGEVVVTALGIEKDKKAVVYSVSEAKGSEFTQARENNVANALTGKIAGVNATGLSTGPGGSSRVVIRGNGSLTGNSQPLYVINGMPMDNSVPGGSSTPNGLGTRNGVDRGDGIAAINPDDIESISVLKGGAAAALYGSRGANGVILITTKKGRAQKGIGVEYNGTYTMENVSVFPDFQYEYGQGDGGVMPTTLAQAQATGRRSFGAKIDGSTNYVAADGKTHPYVAQKDNLKNFYQTGTTFTNTIALSGGNESVVYRLSLADLNAKSVLPTNTYNRKTANASLSGKLSSKLRFEAVAQYNLEKGTNRPIAGDALGNPNWMPYEVANTVDVRWLKPGHDANGNEILWNDAGIVTNGYFFINKFKETDTKNRFIGQASISYDLLKNLTVKGNITRDFYNYSFTSIIPTGTQYVPNGQYDGIKSTVSETNSLLTANYRTTLNEKFGISALVGGNILVRKSDDYNYTGERFIIPYFYSYANLGTSSAVPYAGNMRTNSVFGSLDLDYKSIVFLTATGRQDWFSTLSPANNSVFYPSIGTSFVLSDVVKMPSVVDMLKLRASWAQVGGGGPDPYAINLAYGNVPSASSVPLQNVYSAISGAYAVPNDILKPYTSTTFEVGLNTQLFQNRLNFDITLYDRRTTDDIVSVPISYGSGYNVAILNAGKLSNKGIELMIDGTPIKTDAFRWNASFNFAYNKSEVLKLADGITTANIGTSANGNAFINNQVGKPFGSIYGYRMLKDASGNIIYDTNSNLPMQTDNNQFLGQGVPPYTMGLTNDFKYKNFSLNVLVDGKFGGSIFSVMEVYATRLGLLKSTLPGRENGLELNGVTKDGAEYSYTVPVANLRSAYYNNMNRYTELFVHDASFVKLRQVILTYNLPTELFKRFGVQGASISLVGRNLLILYKQTDNFDPEQSLTNGAAQGIESIGLPRTRSYGLNLSLKF from the coding sequence ATGACTAAAAGTCTACACAGAAAGCCGATTCGTTGGATGTGGCTTCTGACCATCTTCTTTTTATTGACATTACCTGTGTTTGCACAACAAACCATTACAGGTGATGTAACGAATGTAACGGATAACACAGCATTGCCTGGAGTAACTGTTTCTGTTAAAGGTACAACTAATGGTACTACTACAGATGCCAATGGACATTATAGCATTAAAGTAAATGATCCAAATGCGACACTGGTATTTTCATTTATTGGATATGTTACAGAAGAGGTTGCAATAGGAGGGAGAGCAACAGTAAATATTTCTTTGGCTCCAGATATTCAGTCTCTGGGTGAAGTAGTAGTTACTGCATTGGGTATTGAAAAAGACAAAAAAGCAGTAGTTTATTCTGTATCAGAAGCTAAAGGAAGCGAGTTTACACAAGCTAGGGAAAATAACGTTGCCAATGCACTAACTGGAAAAATTGCAGGTGTAAATGCAACTGGCTTGTCAACAGGACCTGGTGGTTCGAGCCGTGTTGTGATTAGGGGAAATGGATCACTGACTGGTAACAGCCAGCCTCTCTATGTTATCAATGGTATGCCAATGGACAATAGCGTTCCTGGTGGAAGTTCAACGCCTAACGGATTAGGTACACGAAATGGGGTAGATCGTGGAGATGGGATTGCTGCTATTAATCCAGATGATATAGAGTCAATTTCTGTATTAAAAGGTGGAGCTGCTGCTGCGCTATATGGTTCAAGAGGTGCCAATGGGGTAATCCTGATTACAACTAAAAAAGGTCGTGCTCAGAAAGGGATAGGCGTTGAATACAATGGTACCTATACGATGGAAAATGTATCAGTATTTCCTGATTTTCAGTATGAATATGGTCAGGGAGATGGAGGGGTTATGCCTACTACACTAGCACAAGCTCAGGCAACTGGCCGTCGTTCATTTGGAGCAAAAATAGATGGTTCTACAAACTATGTAGCTGCTGATGGAAAGACACATCCTTATGTAGCGCAAAAGGATAATCTGAAGAATTTTTATCAGACTGGTACCACATTTACAAATACAATTGCCTTATCTGGTGGTAATGAATCTGTTGTCTATAGACTTTCATTAGCTGATTTGAATGCAAAAAGTGTATTGCCAACTAATACGTATAACCGCAAAACGGCTAACGCGAGTTTATCTGGCAAGCTGAGTAGCAAATTGCGATTTGAAGCTGTTGCACAATATAATCTGGAAAAAGGTACTAACCGACCTATTGCAGGTGATGCGTTGGGTAATCCAAACTGGATGCCTTATGAAGTGGCTAATACAGTGGATGTTCGTTGGTTAAAACCTGGTCATGATGCAAATGGAAATGAAATTTTGTGGAACGATGCGGGTATTGTAACAAATGGATATTTCTTTATCAATAAATTCAAAGAGACAGATACGAAAAACAGATTTATAGGCCAGGCTTCAATTTCCTATGATCTTCTAAAGAATTTGACTGTAAAAGGAAACATTACACGAGATTTTTATAACTATAGTTTTACTAGTATTATTCCTACAGGAACACAGTATGTGCCAAATGGTCAATATGATGGTATTAAATCTACTGTGTCTGAAACCAATAGCCTGTTAACGGCAAATTATCGTACGACACTTAACGAGAAGTTCGGTATTTCTGCTCTGGTAGGTGGTAACATTCTGGTGAGGAAATCTGATGATTATAACTACACAGGTGAACGGTTTATCATACCTTATTTCTATAGCTATGCTAACTTAGGAACTTCTTCTGCTGTACCCTATGCTGGAAATATGAGAACCAATTCTGTATTTGGATCTTTAGACCTTGATTATAAGAGCATAGTATTCTTGACAGCAACTGGCCGTCAGGATTGGTTTTCTACACTTAGTCCGGCAAACAACAGTGTCTTTTATCCTAGTATAGGAACAAGCTTTGTATTGTCAGATGTAGTTAAAATGCCGTCTGTTGTTGATATGTTGAAATTGCGTGCATCCTGGGCACAAGTTGGTGGTGGAGGTCCTGATCCGTATGCAATTAATCTGGCCTACGGAAATGTACCGAGTGCTAGTTCTGTACCACTGCAAAATGTGTATTCTGCTATTTCTGGTGCCTATGCTGTACCCAACGATATTCTTAAACCTTATACAAGTACAACTTTTGAAGTAGGTTTGAATACTCAACTTTTCCAGAATCGTTTAAACTTTGATATTACATTATATGACCGTAGGACTACTGACGATATTGTTAGTGTGCCTATCTCTTATGGTTCTGGTTATAATGTAGCTATTCTTAACGCAGGTAAGTTAAGTAACAAAGGTATTGAGTTAATGATTGATGGTACACCTATAAAGACTGATGCATTCAGGTGGAATGCGAGCTTCAATTTTGCCTATAATAAAAGCGAAGTTTTGAAATTAGCTGATGGCATTACTACTGCAAATATTGGTACTTCAGCCAATGGAAATGCTTTCATTAACAACCAGGTTGGTAAGCCTTTTGGTTCAATTTATGGGTATCGGATGCTTAAAGATGCATCTGGGAATATCATTTACGATACTAACTCAAATCTACCTATGCAAACTGATAATAATCAGTTTCTGGGCCAGGGAGTACCACCTTATACAATGGGATTAACCAATGATTTTAAGTATAAAAATTTCTCATTGAATGTATTGGTAGATGGTAAATTTGGTGGAAGTATTTTTTCTGTAATGGAAGTATATGCTACTCGCTTAGGCTTACTAAAATCTACACTACCTGGACGTGAGAATGGCTTAGAATTAAATGGTGTAACCAAAGATGGAGCTGAATATTCGTATACAGTGCCAGTGGCAAACTTACGTAGTGCATACTATAACAACATGAACAGATACACAGAGTTATTTGTACATGATGCTAGTTTCGTAAAGTTACGCCAGGTGATTCTTACTTATAACCTACCTACAGAGTTATTCAAACGCTTTGGAGTTCAAGGAGCTAGTATTTCACTGGTAGGCCGTAACCTTCTTATCCTTTATAAACAGACTGATAATTTTGATCCGGAACAAAGCTTGACTAATGGAGCTGCACAAGGAATTGAGTCGATTGGTTTACCACGTACCCGTTCATATGGTTTGAATCTGAGTCTGAAATTTTAA
- a CDS encoding SusD/RagB family nutrient-binding outer membrane lipoprotein: protein MRKLILKYSSILLVTSGLVFLPSCDNNFEAINTNPNTVPVLTPSLMFSKALYDGAANSGNKGSLLFGLMQYTTSYNDVEGFGSKYVASQVNATGAVFNNSYPTQINEIEEVIKAVKVDPAKINMYAMARIWRVYCFSRLTDLYGDIPYSEAAQGYNLKNYQPKYDAQSAIYADMLKELDEAAAALDPAQTLTYGSSDLIYGGNVGKWKKFAYSLMLRLGMRLTKVEEATAQSWVTKAIAGGVIRDYADIAKMSYTASGQNINKNPIAWQLLNDNYIRANGVDNTEGGKYQKVFIDSLKANNDPRLGVLAVVYVNGVASSDESIQKGMPATINGTKPADFVTYSEPKQTTVLRVDAPLLLFTVAESDFLLAEAALRNWYTTETASDLYEAGIRAAMKQWDLISGIADVIDQGRINSYVTAHTLHSSASVEEQKEQIYNQFWLGLFPDAQEVYNNYRRTGYPALVPNVYPGNATGGQIFRRFLYPVSEQTLNRASYNDAVANQGADDLMTKIWWDKQ from the coding sequence ATGAGAAAGTTAATTTTAAAATATAGTTCTATTTTACTGGTAACGTCTGGGTTGGTTTTCCTACCATCCTGTGATAATAACTTTGAAGCCATTAATACTAATCCAAATACAGTACCTGTCCTTACTCCATCACTTATGTTTAGTAAAGCATTATATGATGGAGCGGCTAATAGTGGAAATAAGGGAAGTTTGTTATTTGGTTTGATGCAGTATACTACTAGTTATAATGATGTAGAGGGCTTTGGATCAAAATATGTGGCTTCTCAAGTAAATGCTACTGGAGCAGTCTTTAACAATTCATATCCTACTCAGATTAACGAAATAGAAGAGGTTATTAAAGCTGTAAAAGTTGATCCTGCTAAAATCAACATGTATGCAATGGCTCGTATATGGCGAGTCTATTGCTTCAGTCGGCTGACAGATTTGTATGGGGATATTCCTTATAGTGAAGCTGCTCAGGGATATAATCTTAAAAACTATCAGCCAAAGTATGATGCTCAAAGTGCTATTTATGCGGATATGTTGAAGGAACTTGATGAAGCTGCTGCTGCTCTGGACCCAGCACAAACTTTGACATATGGTTCTTCCGATCTTATTTATGGAGGAAATGTTGGAAAGTGGAAGAAGTTTGCCTATTCCTTAATGCTTAGATTGGGTATGCGCCTTACCAAAGTGGAAGAAGCAACAGCACAAAGTTGGGTTACTAAAGCAATTGCAGGAGGTGTAATCAGAGACTATGCGGATATTGCTAAGATGAGCTATACAGCTTCTGGCCAGAATATCAATAAAAACCCTATTGCGTGGCAACTGCTTAATGATAATTATATCAGAGCGAATGGGGTTGACAATACAGAAGGGGGTAAATACCAGAAAGTATTTATTGATTCTCTAAAAGCGAATAACGATCCTAGATTAGGTGTTCTTGCTGTAGTATATGTAAACGGAGTGGCTAGTTCTGATGAGAGCATCCAGAAAGGAATGCCTGCAACCATTAATGGTACTAAACCAGCTGATTTTGTCACTTATTCAGAGCCAAAACAGACTACTGTATTACGTGTGGATGCACCTTTGTTGCTATTCACTGTGGCAGAGTCTGACTTTTTACTAGCTGAGGCAGCTTTGAGAAATTGGTATACAACGGAAACTGCCTCTGATTTATATGAAGCAGGAATTCGTGCTGCCATGAAGCAGTGGGACCTTATCAGTGGTATTGCCGATGTTATTGATCAAGGTAGAATCAATAGTTATGTAACAGCACATACGCTACATAGTAGTGCTTCTGTAGAAGAGCAAAAAGAACAAATATATAATCAATTCTGGCTGGGACTTTTCCCTGATGCGCAGGAAGTGTATAATAACTATCGTAGAACAGGCTATCCAGCTTTGGTTCCGAATGTATATCCTGGCAATGCAACTGGTGGTC